TATTGACTAAATCACCACAGTTAACTACACAGTTGGGGTGTTCATGCTCACAGGTTTGTAAACGCAAAAAGTTTAGTCCTTCTGTACTGCGGGAGGCACTTACATAACCCACCATCGGAATTTTGGTGGCTCTTAGTCGTTCACAAGCAGCCAAAATTGGCGGTAATATTTTATCCCGCGCTTCAACAGGCAAACCATCTAAAAACCAGTAAATTAACGATCCATCTACCAAAGCCAGATTAGGAGTATCATAATGTTCTCCTGGGGGAAGCACCCAGTTACAGGCTATATCCGCCAAAATTTCTGCCTCGGAAACTGTACGCCGATAACCCATCCATTCTTCTAGACGAATACCCCATTGTCTAGAAACATATAAATCTTCAGTCTTATAAAATACTTCTGGTACGCTATCTAATACAGGATGTAGACTCTGCCCATAGTGGATCATAATCTGACCAATATTAATTAAGTAGCAATAGGCAATTTCGTGGTGGGAAGGGGAAATTTGAGAACCATCTGTCGCAAAAACGCTATGGCTATAGGGAGCTATAGGAATATCAAAACACCGATCTAAAGGTTCGATGGGTGTGGCAGCAGCAAATAAAAGGCGATCGCGAAAATCAGCTTGAGTTGCAATTAATTTTGCTTGGGTACTAGCTGCTTGCTGCTGTAGCTTTTTAGCCAGTTCTAAACGTTCGCCAGAGGCGATCGCCTCTTTGTGCATATGTTGACTAATACCTGGAATTTGTCCCGCTATTTTCGATAGATCTAGCATTTTATGATGATGAGTTGTTAGTTAATGTACTACATTCAACCAGTTTTCTACCTCTTGCCAACCTAAACCCTGACGTATTACTTCTGGTTCATCGGTGGCAAAATTAAGGATAGTTGAGACATTAAAACCTGGGTCAATACCATTATCAATAATTATATCTACCTGATTTTCTAGAGCATCAAAAAGATAAGCTTTTTCCACATTCACAGTAGGGTATTCGCCATCTTCATTTCTAATATGTGCCGATGTCGAAATCAGGGGATTACCTAAGCTTTCCAGTAATGCTTGACATAGGACATTATCTGGGACTCTGATCCCAGTTGTCTTGCGTTTAGGACTCATTACTAGCTTTGGCACTTGTTTACTAGCAGGAAGTAAAAACGTATATGGTCCAGGAATTAGATGTTTCATAATCCGATAGGCGCGATCGCTTACCGTAGCGTATTGAGATATATTAGATAAAGAAGAACATAAAAAAGTCAGAGGTTTATCGTTAGACATCTGCTTAATTCTTCTCACTTTTTCGACTGCCGATTTGACGCTGAGATCGCAGCCAATAGCATAAACTGTATCGGTAGGATATAACATTACCGCCCCTTTTTTTAGTTCAGCGACAATCTGCTCGATAGTTCTTGGTTGGGGATTATGGGGATGTAACTCGTGTAAAATAGCCATGGAAATTAGCAAATAGTAGTGAATATTTTTGTCTGACCAATCTATACAAAGGCTAAAATCATTTCAAGATTGAGCAAGTATATTGATGGTGTTTTATGGGCAAGATTGGTTATTTAGAATGTCCTACAGGAATTGCTGGGGATATGTGTTTGGGAGCATTAGTAGATTGTGGTCTACCCTGGCAATATTTGGTTAGTGGTCTCAAAAGTTTGGGTATAGAACAAGAGTATCAACTAAGAACTGAAAAAGTTATTCGCAATGGACAATCAGCAACTAAAGTTTATGTTGATTTGCAACCAGAACATAGGTCTACTGACAAAGAGCATCACCATCATCATTATGCTGCCAGACATTTACCAGAGATAAAAAAATTAATTAGCTCTGCCACTTTACCAGATAGAGTCAAGCAATGGAGTCTAGATGTTTTTCAGCATTTAGCGATCGCCGAAGGTGCAGTTCACGGTATTTCCCCCGAAAAAGTCCATTTTCATGAGGTAGGTGCAACGGATGCCATCGTCGATATTGTCGGCACCTGCATTGGTTTAGACTGGCTAGATATCGAGCGGCTATATTGTTCGCCCATGCCCACTGGAGGCGGTACAATTAGGGCTGCTCACGGGATATTGTCTGTTCCCGTACCTGCGGTAGTCAAGCTGTGGTCAACAAGGGAAGTGCCAATCTATAGTAATGGTATCAAAA
This DNA window, taken from Pleurocapsa sp. FMAR1, encodes the following:
- a CDS encoding DNA double-strand break repair nuclease NurA, with product MLDLSKIAGQIPGISQHMHKEAIASGERLELAKKLQQQAASTQAKLIATQADFRDRLLFAAATPIEPLDRCFDIPIAPYSHSVFATDGSQISPSHHEIAYCYLINIGQIMIHYGQSLHPVLDSVPEVFYKTEDLYVSRQWGIRLEEWMGYRRTVSEAEILADIACNWVLPPGEHYDTPNLALVDGSLIYWFLDGLPVEARDKILPPILAACERLRATKIPMVGYVSASRSTEGLNFLRLQTCEHEHPNCVVNCGDLVNNYPCQKIDSLRDSTFWSSQLLPGQRSPLYRSNLRILDLYEDAQRVYFCYVNVGTEIARIEVPAWVVEDKDLFDRSLSIVLAQVHKGYGYPVALAEAHNQAVVRGGDRARFFGLLEQQLIKAGLRNVGTSYKEARKRGSIA
- a CDS encoding L-threonylcarbamoyladenylate synthase, which gives rise to MAILHELHPHNPQPRTIEQIVAELKKGAVMLYPTDTVYAIGCDLSVKSAVEKVRRIKQMSNDKPLTFLCSSLSNISQYATVSDRAYRIMKHLIPGPYTFLLPASKQVPKLVMSPKRKTTGIRVPDNVLCQALLESLGNPLISTSAHIRNEDGEYPTVNVEKAYLFDALENQVDIIIDNGIDPGFNVSTILNFATDEPEVIRQGLGWQEVENWLNVVH